The genomic segment AAAACTGTGAAGACTATGGCGAATCATCGAATATGGCTAAAGAAGTTAAATGTCAGGGCACTGTTTGGAGGCTAGGCTTGTTTGATTGGACTCAAAAGACCTGGTAAAGCGGGAATAAAAAACAGGGGGTGGGGGCACGCTCCTCAGTCCTGCTGTTCGCTCTGTTCAGCATCGTCAGAGTTGGAAGGAGAAGTGGGCGACTGGAGGTGGTTGGAATCAGGTAGCAGGTTTGAGGAAGAGCCTTGCGAGGCGTGGTCCGGAAGGGTCAGGGTTTCTGGAGCGGACTTTTTGCGGGGTCGGTCTTTGGGGACAGACAGGGACTCTGGAGCGTCGGTGCACATGGGGGTTGAGGGGGCGCTGGCAGGCCCGGTGAGGGCACAGGAGGAGAGGGGCGTCTCGCTGATGGAGATCGATGGGGGGAACATCCCGATCTTCTGGTTGGTGGCCTCCTGAATGTTGCGCTCAAACTCTCTCACCTCATCCATCGTCATGTCTGGATTAGAGAGAAATAAAGTTATGATCAGAAAAAGACATAGAGGGAGTGCCAGGGTCTGTCTATGAGAGTATCTCTGATTCCAGGTGAATTTTTGCCAAAagttttatgacaaaaatgttaaattcagATCACTTCTTCAAACAAAATCCCATCAAGTATTTTCTTACAAAATAGTATAAACACTAGGAtctacactcactggccactttattaaatggtaaatggcatatactgaTAAATGAAGTCACAGTCCTATTCACACACTGAACACTGATGCCAGCCTATAGCAACCACGAGCAAgaggggttcagtgtcttggccaaggacacttcaacacattggGGGGTACCTAACCTGTGATAttccgatcagaggttgaccgctgcACCCCTACACCATGGCCATAACACTCCTAGACACTCCTGGTTAACTGCTTGTTGACGCAAATTTCAAATCATCCAATCACATGGGAGCAACTAAATACATTTAgtcatgtagacatggtcaagacgagcatcagaatgaggaactAAGGTGATTGAATGGACTTCGAACGTGGTTTAGTTGCTGGTGCCAGACGGGCTAGTcggagtatttcagaaactgctgatctactgggattttcacccacaaccatctctagggtttacagagaatggtcagaaaaagagaaaatatccagtgagtaTCAGTTCTTTGGgcagaaatgtcttgttgatgtcaAAGGTCAGAAGAGAACagccagactggttccagctaaTAGAAAACCAACAGCAACTCAAATAGCCACAggttacaactgaggtctgcaggagaacatctctgaacgcacaacacgtccaaccttgaggAAGATggagtaggggtgggattatataagtttgcttcttccaactccttttcaagcaatcaaaccctacttgactttagttaataattacgatatctaattaatcaaatgtgatgtaagtgagttttgtttttgtttgtttttctattttctaataaattcatgtcattatttctgtaatgagtttgaaatatttgtgtgttttgtcctgtatttttcacaatctatgcttgaaataaatcaatcagaTGGACtaaagaagcagaagaacacaccgggtATCACTCCATTTtgccaagaacaggaaactgaggctacaattcacacaagCTCACCAGaattggacaatagaagatggaaaaatcattgtctggtctgatgagtctccatttctacTGTGACATTCaaatggtagggtcagaatttggcattgACAACATGGAAGCATGGATCCATTCAGCCTTGTGTCAACGGtacaggctggtggtggtgttatgatgtgggggatattttcttggaaCACTTTGGGCCTCTTAGTCCCAACTGAGCATGGTTACACCACAGTCTACTTAAGTATTGCTgttgaccatgtccatcccttatGGATACTCCCTGCAGGATAAGGTCCATGTCATAAAgttggaatcatctcagactggtttcttgaacacgaccactggactctaatgacctccacagtcaccagatgtCAACCCAATaaaacacctttgggatgtggagATTGGAAAGATGGATGTTCAACCaataaatctgcagcaactgcaTGATGGCATCATGTTAATATgaaccaaactctctgaggaatgtttccagtacttgttgaatctatgccaccaaggattaaggcagttctgaagatAAAAGTTACTAGCAAGGTGCATCTAATAAAGTGGCCGGTGAGTGCAAGTCCTTATTAGTATATTTCAACaacttgaagaaaacaaaataaagtctgtGTTAGTTCAAAAAATTATATTCTTGTGTCTATGAATCAATTCTCTAAGCTCAATGACGTATAAACATAAAAGAACAAACTCAactctgaagtttttttctgcatGATAATATGGGTTAAACAAATgtggatcatttttttcttaattctccAGGCAAATATTTACCAACATTTGTGTACAAATGTGTTAAATACTCAAATTAGTGACAACAAAAATGGTCAATAATtggaatatttttcttattattttaaaagatggCATGCTTTCAAGTGTGAGCATAGTGAAATATTACCTTTAACCTTTTTTGGGAAATTAGCCACAACTTTCAAATAATACTTACTCAGGGTGAAAACATGTTGGATCCAAGGTCTGAAAATGGAGTTTAAAATCTAGCATTCTatgatttatttgtctttaatatCTACAAGGATGAGCAAAAAAATCCTTACTTAAAACAAGAGTTAGTTTGACCATTTTGAGACACGTGAGTAGGACCATGAGCACAGTTACAAGAAGCTGTAATGGGATGAAACATGGAGCAAAACAATGAAAGAGACATACACTTGCTTTGTCATGGATCTCTATGTCATCCAGAGTAGGTGGGTTTGTTGCCGAATGCTCTTGCTGCTCATGGCAAACTTTAATGTTGGTTTTCTCATGCATTTGTCTCTCGTAATCCCGCACGTCATCCAAAGTCATATCTGGAAGAAGGTGGGGGAGGGGAGCAGCGGGGGATGGACAGGCTGTAACTCATCCACAATGCACTCCAACAAGAGACAGTGAAGGAGACGAGTGCCACTAATGTTAGGCTTTGAGGCAGAACCGAGAGCTTGACGCGGGGCTGAGGAAAGTGTGCAGGACAAGGCAGGACAAATCCCAACCACACCAGGAAGAGAGGAGGATCAAGTGAGCTTCAAGATGAAGGAAGTGCCAGAGAAACACCCGATGTTTAATTGACCCAACAGGCAACACAAAATAAaccatgtttttaataaaaagatgagGGAAGAAAATCATTCCACAAAGAAATAGTTTTATGAGAATTGAATTTTCAGAGAGAAAGGAGTATTAAGGTTAGTTTGGTACCAACGATAATGGGCTTATTATGTGTGAGCCTTGCAGTTATGCAAAAAGCTGAACAGCTGAGTGAGTAAATGGGTTGCAGACACTCGAGGGGCACACAGGGCGGCCTCATGTGCAGACAGGAGGAGACAGACAGGCAGCATTTATGCTTCAGTAAACGCACACATTTCCTCATCCAAGGCCAATTTTGGATTTCATAACCAAACTCCCAGAATCATAAAGCAGTGGAGTAAAAGACAGCCTCGAACTTTAGACTGAAGCAACTGCTGACACTCCCGACAGAGTCTGTCAGTGGTGGGTGAGTGGGAAGTGGAGGGTCCATGCTCAGGAGAGAGGTGGAGCAGTAGGACTACAAGGACTCACACAATCAACACAGACGACGGCTTAGAGAAAGAACACTGAGCGACAGGCCTGCAATGTAAATGCTCGATACATGGAGAGGACTCCTGGACAACAGATATGGAAACATCTCAGAAATATTCTTGCAGGCCTACCTATCCACTCATCAACCCAGGCAAACGCCTGTCTGTGTCCCAGCAGCAGCACATCCCGGACCACCTGCAACACAGACGCACACTCTTCAACAGGAACTTCACTGTGACACTTTAATAAATCAGACGAGTACTTAGGAGGAGCAGCACAAACTAATGTCAGATGTTGTTGGAACAACACGACTCTTCctctgaaaaaaactgtttataagCAGCTGCGTTAAAATGATTCCCATCTGCTTGAGTGATAGACGGTCTGGAAGGTATTTACCACAAACTGATTTAATGTATTCTGGTGTTTCTGAGCCACTTTTGCATACGTGGGAAGGGGTACTGTATATTTGAACTGGGACCCATGTGGtaagaaactaaaacaaaacttgaatgTAATCCGAATAGGGGGTGTacattaatcatgattaattaactgcagaaaaaaatgtgtgttttatatatatgtatatatatatatatatatataaatacatgcaTTATTGTGTTGATCTCATTTAATTTATAACTATTGTAgtgttttcaaatataaaaacaagggCAAGACTGTTTACTTGAACAAACAATTTATTTGAACTTGGCTAAAAACCCATTTTGTCATCTCTGCAAAGACTAAGACTATGTCccaattccttcactactcattaCATAGCGGTTGACCTCTCACCTTGTGCACAAACTGCTCCACTCGTGTCTGCAGGCCCCACACCTCAAACTTGACGGTGACCAGTTTATAAGAGCACATGATGGGTTCCTGCGTGTCCCTCCAGCCTTCCTGCAGCATTCCCCGCGACGTCTTCTCTGACCTGAAATACCTCAGGTCCTGCATCGTTGGTGGGAGAGAACATCCACAGGAATGGTCCGAGGTGTTAGGACTTTACATTAAACGACTGAACTTACAATTACTatgtttcagtttaataaactaaaattcaTCTTTAATACAGTAATAGTGACTTGAATTGAATGAAAGAGGGTTTAATTAGCAAAATTATGATGGTCATTAAAACACCTAAAAGGTTTCAATAAAGAACTAAGTATTGTGAAAAtatcattggaaaaaaatgtagaatctTAGGTTTTCCTATCGGTTGAGTCatgtaaatctaaaataaactgtataactgaactaacattttttagtattatgcAATTTGAGATGTACCATTGACATTAGTATCAGACACAAGATTTCATTCTCAGACGGTGACTTTCTTCACACATAAATCACCTCTGACTCTTTGTAGTAGCGCTCAGGGATCTCATCGTAGACGATGTCAACGAAGCACACCTCTCTCTCCTGATCCTTCAGCTCCGTGTCAAAGATCTGAAAGAGGCAAAGACGCTCTGGTTATCCAGAGCTCTGTCAGAATGTCAGTGAGGTCACAGGTTTATTCCAGCCCCTTCGCTGATGCTGTTCACCATCCACACAAAGCAGCGGCGCGACACCTGCAtcaccaccagggggcgctctgttcatttaaatgttagGTGACACAGCACTGACTGCAGTCATATGTTCAGCCAGCTGTCCACACTCATTGCTGGCATTTTTCATCATCATTAGCTGCTGATCACACACAACTTTTCAGCTTGATTTCCTTCTTGACCGTAAAGGAACCCTTTCTCGTGTATGCTTGTGGGACTGTTTGCCTTCCGTTTTTCTTCCAGAGAGCCTCAGGGCCACAGACAGCGTAGAGGGTTTTAAGAAGATCCAcctttttaacatgcttttagATCATCTTATCTGTTACAGTTGCAAGATAAAGTATGTGAATCCTTTGGATTTCTGcatgaatttgtcataaaatatgttctgaTCTTCACTCCCATCATGATAAACACACAGTCGAATTTCCTGAACTAATCCAACTTCACCTTGGTTGAAGTATTACTGTCAAAGAAGGGTCAACCTGTTGTTAAATctaagggttcacatatttttccCACCCTTGAATTTTAATGATTACacaataaaacctcaaaaaactTCAATGTTGTTGTGTTGTATTGGTTTAAACAAACTGTGTTTATCCAGTCATGTGACTTAGATGAAGATCAGAACTTATTTTACGACAAAGTCATGCAGAAAGCCAAGTAAACCCTAAGAGTTCACATACTTTATGATGCAACCGTATatgtaataaaacagtttttatcccTTTTAATGCCTGGATTTATTTgcagctatgaaaaaaatatattcacttattgtttttggtttaaaataaatccaacatGTAAGTAATTTTATGGCTGATTTGGTTTGTCACATATTTGAGACGATGAGCGCTTAAtgtattgattttaatttacttttgccttaatatattaaaacacattttcattttattattttgcctttgttgtattttgttgtttgtttttctgtgtagaGCGCCTCGAGCTGCACACAGGAAAGGACTTTTAATAAgtaaaattgattgattgattgattcaaacagtagaaaaacaattgttttagtTAAATTCAGCAAAATTCTGCTCCCATATGACCAACAACAGGATCTGGGAGTCGCAGAGAACGtagatattttaaagaaaaggctAAAGACTCGTCTTTTTAACCtggtttttagctaattttattatacatttttatttctttaatttaggatttacACTGATTATTATTAACTAATTTTAacacttattttaaaattttgttgtttattttattgtattattttgcttttgcttttataaatgtctttaCTTTTTATGAGCCACTGCATTCTTAAATTATTGTGCTAGTTTTATGTTAATCATTTTTGGCATACAAGCACTTTGGATTGTATGAAAAGTGCTACATAAACAATGATTGATTTGATcaattcatttttcaatttgtttttgtctagaatttggcttttttcacTTTGTCACTGCTTCAAGGGACAGAAGCAAGTTTTCCAAAACCTTATAATAggattttaaggtaaaaaatagCTAGAAAATTAATCACccgaggagaaaaaaaaagagcggTGAAGAGTGATGCTGTAGCAAATACAGTAACCATTTGTTCTGTTTCAACATGTAAATGTGGAGCAGCAGCCACAGGCACAGGTCACGTAGCCCCATCCAGAAGTCCATTTGACCAGGATAAATCAAAGCGGTTACATAACAAATGGGATTTCAGAGAACAGCCTCTCGCTTGAACAAGAAGACATTCAAATCCATAAAGACGTGGCTAATGCAGCTGCATCAAATGCTGTTCATCTGTAAATCAGTAAGAGATTTGTGTTTAGACTACAGGTacagtatttacattttgaagatgaaatgtaagctCTTAAGAGGTCAAAAGAGCTTAACTCCACATGGtagcaaaaaggaaaacaaatcaaTCTGAGACAGCTGCAACAACACAGAGGCCAGAGCCAGAATTCAGTGCAGatggagagaaaacaaacagactgcTGAGCTTAGTAAGATAAAACCTCTGGACATCCACAGACGAGAACCGTAGTGTTGTGGGATCCTTTGAAGGAGCAGAATGTCCGTCAAGAATAAAACAGTACATTGAAAGGGCAGAATACGGATTAAAAGCACAAACAGGATGAAAAAAAGAGgctaaaatctgttaaaaaaagaacaatccTGCAAAATGTTGTCTAATTATAAtgttttgaagtaaaataaagcACAAGCATGAGCAGCTTCCAGTGCTGGTGACGTAACAAAGACATCCAGACGCATGCTGAGCTCAGACAGATTTACTGCCTGCTCACGATAAACCGACGAGGAGCAGAGttattcttaaaaaacataatactATTGCTCAAGCCCAATCCTTCCTCaattaaaaacaaccaaacatcaAAGTCAGTGAACATGTAAGGCAGGAGTGGGCAAACTTAAGTGTGCAGACGGGACGGACGTTTGAATATTAACGGCTGACATGTCATCTTGTCTCATGTCAACCACAGGGTCAAACCCAGGTTTAGAGGGACAGTTTCTACATGGTTTCCTGCTCCACCTCtgaaaacacacctgatccagatgaTCAGCAGCAGGTAGagctgtttttttacaaaaacctgcaggatgtcggccctcgaggactggagtCCGACAGAGTCCTCGAACCTTCAGTCTGTCTCCACGCTTTATGAGTAAACTATAAACTACTTGGTCACATCAGTGAGGAGCCactaaaaaaattcaataaatggGTCTTTTCTGTTTACTGGCATCCCAACTATGCAGCAGATTTCGGTTGAAGAGGCTCCTTGTGGTCAATCCTGAACAGTTGTGTTCTGTTCCAAACTGGAAACTGGTTTTTATTCAGACTCTTTTCCATTTCTGAAGAGTTTCTGTCTGGTGCAGAGGCCTGCAAAGTCTGAACGTGGTCAGTGGAGAGGGTCAAGGACTTTTACAAGAACTGCAAATGAATAAACAGCTAATTAAACATGTAAGAAATTTAGAAATTTACAAATAGGAAGAAACAGAACCACCTGTGTCGGCCTTAATTACACTGAATTAAtcactaaaattacattttacaacCACAAATGTCACAAGACCCTATacaaatacactaaaaacatCCAACCAAGTTctttaagacataaaaaaagatattcacttgtgtttttgctttaagttaaattctacatttagttaattttatagctaatttggtttgtcggatatttgagacaacaggtATTAAGGGGTTAAAATTACAATTGTTATAATCCAGTTGAGTCCAAATCATTTCAGTAATCCCGGATTGTCTTTATGGTATAATAATGGTCTATAATTGTATAAATTGACTTGTTTTTAGCCTGTCAACATcatgcaaacattttcaaacaggagcaaacagaagaaaaagcataaatgaaaagctttcttaacaaaaaaaaataataaatctgccTCATCAGaaagattttaattatttttgcaagTCCTGCACgatataaaaaaatttaaataaattcaaaagaaCTTAAATTACACTCCACGTCTACATATAGGGGCGAGTATCAAACATAAAAAGGTCCATCTGGTtggtcaaatgtgaaaaaaaacgtttaagtTGTTAAATATGTCAAGCTACCATAAGATTGTTTTGTGTGAACATTTATGGTAAACATTTATTGCATTTAAGCCGTCTTTCTCCATACGTGTATTGCACATGCTGATATTGCTATGACGATAAATTTGCAATATATTGTGCACGCCTGATTTTCACCAATGTTTTTCACATCCTAACCAGCTGGAACCAATGGGAGTGGACTCATAAACCTATTGACGACTCACGGCCAAGCACCTCGTATCTACACTCTGACTAATCCTCTTCAACTGGAGAGTCCTGTGTGCTCTCTAACAACTTCAATTACATGAGCCATCCATGAGTGGAGCGGTCTGTAGTGATCTCTCAGAACTCCTGACGGCTGTTCAATTCCTCCTTTTAGCCATAGATGGACTACATCCACATGGCACTCTTGATGACTGATTATTAACACAGCTAAAATACTATTCATACAGCTCTGCTGTAGTAGACATCCTCTATTTCTAAACTGTGTTTAAAGACGACAGCCTTCTTCATCATGAGGTCTGGGAGTCAATGAGTCAGTTTTGGGGACCTTGCAAACCCTCCCATCAGTAAACATCGCGCTACTGCCTTCCTTCCACCCGCCTATCACTAGACTGCCACGGCacaaactccaaatttgctcGGGCGGTCACTGCCCGATGTGAAAAAATTCGTCCatcaaatgttaactttttttcgCGGTCGCTGCGTGCCATATAAAAATGTGACTACTGCCTCCGATTACCAATGCCATCCCGCGGCCACCTGCCaaattttgctgaaaaactggcATTTAGGTCGCCACGaagtggcattttgggatatgtgaccgtagtctaaAAGAACACTAGAAACCCCAGCAAGTATGGAATTCCCCCTCTTTAAccttcattcatcttcttaaccgtttatttattaattattaattttatttcatttagtaacaATACATATAATCAAAATAGTACTATATAAgcataaaacagttaataaatgaaaaggagcagaaagaagaaaacatatatCATCTGCCCCTATTACTAAATcaaccaaatgaaatcaaaatgcatcaaacaagaaaaatcagGACGATTTTTTACATAggtatatttaacaaaaacacatacaCATTTAGATAAACAGTTGTCTAAACAACAacagttttatgaaaaaaaatttctaCAACTTATCTCTAATATTTGCTTAAGATCTCCCACTTGATAACACTGTTAAAGGcacaaattgtttttatatctttaatttctttatcCAGAAATAATATGCATTTTAATAATTTGGATGTGCTGGTAATTTCATTGTGTAAAGGATAAATAATTTTGGACCCAAGACTGAACCTTGAGGTACCCCATACTTTTTGTTGCGTCCTACCGGAGCCTAACAGGGCTAATAATGGGGGAAGGCAGGAAACACCCTGGAcgggtcaccagtctgtcgcagggctccactgaaaagctaaaaaattgaacaaaaacaaaaaagctttaaaaaccaTGTAAGTATCTCAAAAGTTAAGTTCTCTTCTGggtatctttatttttttatttttttacttagtttAGGTTTCGATAAATGCccatttttatttctcacaCTGTAATCAtctttcaaaaacagtttttaccttcatcaaatggaaaaaaaaatcattttttcttgtgAGCACTTCAAACCAGCATGTTCTTTTCCCTGACATCCAAACACCAGTCATTGACTAACGTGGGATTCAGAGGGTCATTCTTATGTCTGACATGATCCCAAACAATGTCTTCTCTTCCTTTTTCATTCACTCATCCTGAATACATCATTTAAACTTATCATCTTCCATATCTTCTCTAAACAACGACTAAAGTTGTCATTTGTTGCTGTGTAGTCTCACCCTTTTCCTTTCTTCTGTAGAgggttttatatttatatagcaAATTGGTTTGGCTGTTCTTTCATGACACTTTTTTGACCTCTTTGATGGAATTTCCTGCTTTGTTTGAACAAAGAAGGAAGTTTGTTTATGTGAGATATTTACACTGTtgtattttgaaagggagtagTCTCTTCGGGGTCTTATTTCCTGTCACACACCTGGCTGTGAAGCTTGTTGTCAGCTACTCTAATTTACCTTCTGCTTCaataaagtctcactccaatcatcttttgatctattggtcctttaattatgattttgctgtttaagCCAAATGATTTTGTGGGACATAGGacacaggagttcattagaaatttgaatCTGAGTTGTGGACATCCATTGACATAGAGTGAGCCTTCCTTCCTTTtccatcatccttttttttgtttgttttttgtttttttacatgctctcccactagcttacagccccttgcaaccccaagctaacattagcgctgcagcaaaaaattgtatttttggaacatatttatatttgacCAGAAGAAAAAGTGATTGAATTACATGTCAGGCATGCAGCAAAAATGTGCGTTATCGTATAGCCTTCTCACATTTTAATTGTGTCCGaggattaatttttttttagttggctacacatatttaaaattaaaatgaaaggtAAACGTATTTTAGCTGTCAGAAATATGTTGTCCAAATTGGATCCCTGAGCCACACTCAGGAAGCACTTGGTAGTTTAACCCTACACCATAACCACAATCCTAAACACAACCGCTCCTCTGGGTCTGTTCCTCCAAGAAAACACTTCAGCACTATCATTTTtgatgtagcagcggtgaataTTTACACTAGAGCTATCacaatcagacagggggggtatcgggggcggggttactcagCTCAGcatcaaaagccacgccccctcagaggagatttcggaaaaagaggcttcagatcaacatgaaaaatggctttttaagacatttaggttgagggatttgtgttaaaaacgtcataataatcatttaaaacactattgggaatgattttttttaaataaaaaagggttaTAGGGGGATTTTTCCTTTATAGTCAGATTTCTTTTGCTATTCCAAACCGTGTGAGCAGGataaacatcctccaggagcaGTGATTCTATATTTTGCCAGAGGCAGACATGAAAGGTTTGAGTGGGAGTCGATCCACCAGTTCCCTGCCAGCTATTAGCAGCAGTGAAAAAAGCAACACAGATGAAGAAACAAGTTTCAGAAATTTGATAGAAACTTCTAATTCTAAAAGAGAGTACTCACATTATCATTGCATCCTTTGTTGTCCTCATATTTCGTCTCTATGTGGATGGAGAACTTGGGCAGGAATGAGCactgtttacaaaaaaagaggTAAAAGTGTTGGGAAGAGAAACAGATTAGTAACACATTTTATTGGAGGACACATTTTTGCAGAGAGctgtttgaaaatagattatcCAAACTAGGCAGGAGTGACCTCCATTTTCTTTACGTTGAGATTTTAATCAAGACTCAGGCTGTTAAAGGTCGTTCCGTCTTTTTTCCAGCAAAAATAGTTCTGCATGGGAGGATTTTTCAAACCCTGACTCATACACCAACACAAAACTGGGCTCCACATGAACATTCTGTCGCTCTCACATCACCAGCCTCTTCCTCCCCTCTCCTCTTCCCCCTGCAGACTAAAGCAGCGTGATTCACGCCGCCACCGTTCGTCTCTGCACTACAGCAGCCCTGTGGCCGACTCTGATGAAGTGTTTGAAATGTGTCagctttttggggggttttcaGGGTCTGGTCAGCCTGCAGGGACCTGGCTGGTGGACAGTAGGGGTGCTTTGTGTCTTATTAAGCAGGAAAAAGAAGCTAAGATTCaactttcaaatatttctttatgaAGGAAGAGTTATGTTTAATGCAGCGGCAGTAGAGTGCAGCACTCTCTGCTAAATCAATATGTCGTGAGTTCTGTGTCATTTCAATTTATTAAAAGCTTTTCAAGTAAAAAGGGAGTTGAGTGAAAGGAAGCAAAGCACCACAGACTCTGCAGGGTGAGCATAAAAACTTTCATGTCTGTGCATGAACTGCATTGAATATACTTACAGTGTATTCTTCAGGGTCCAGAGTGATGAGGCAGTGTTGGAGGAGAGAAACAACAGAGATTCAATGGCACAGCACTGCAAACGCTTTCATAAAGTACAAAAAGTGCAAACCACTTTTCCTATAGCTGGAGTTCTTCCTTCCACAGTCATTTACACTCATCAGGAAGCCATTCCCTTCATCTTGTAGCGTCTCTTTTCAGTGATCAGTATCATTAGAGCAGAACAGAAACGTTTTCTGAGCCCTGCAGCTCAGGCGGCTGCAGCTGTGGTAACTGCTGCTTCGCATGGCAAAGCTGAACTAGAAGACTATGATGTTGTTTGAAGGATGTCTAAATTTAATCTGCATATTTTTCCTGTGTCCTTAATACTTGTGTTACAGAATCTTCGGGTCTGAACTCTTGTCTCatatattttttgctgtaaTAATGAATACAAATCAATATTCTAACCCCATCTCTTCATGTGCATGTTAGGACCCTTCACCTGCAATTAACATTTTAC from the Oryzias melastigma strain HK-1 linkage group LG1, ASM292280v2, whole genome shotgun sequence genome contains:
- the LOC112137349 gene encoding cytoplasmic phosphatidylinositol transfer protein 1 isoform X1: MLMKEYRICMPLTVEEYRIGQLYMISKHSHEQSDRGEGVEVVQNEPFEDPTHGSGQFTEKRVYLNSKLPSWARAVVPKIFYVTEKAWNYYPYTVTEYTCSFLPKFSIHIETKYEDNKGCNDNIFDTELKDQEREVCFVDIVYDEIPERYYKESEDLRYFRSEKTSRGMLQEGWRDTQEPIMCSYKLVTVKFEVWGLQTRVEQFVHKVVRDVLLLGHRQAFAWVDEWIDMTMDEVREFERNIQEATNQKIGMFPPSISISETPLSSCALTGPASAPSTPMCTDAPESLSVPKDRPRKKSAPETLTLPDHASQGSSSNLLPDSNHLQSPTSPSNSDDAEQSEQQD
- the LOC112137349 gene encoding cytoplasmic phosphatidylinositol transfer protein 1 isoform X2, producing the protein MLMKEYRICMPLTVEEYRIGQLYMISKHSHEQSDRGEGVEVVQNEPFEDPTHGSGQFTEKRVYLNSKLPSWARAVVPKIFYVTEKAWNYYPYTVTEYTCSFLPKFSIHIETKYEDNKGCNDNIFDTELKDQEREVCFVDIVYDEIPERYYKESEDLRYFRSEKTSRGMLQEGWRDTQEPIMCSYKLVTVKFEVWGLQTRVEQFVHKVVRDVLLLGHRQAFAWVDEWIDMTLDDVRDYERQMHEKTNIKVCHEQQEHSATNPPTLDDIEIHDKAST
- the LOC112137349 gene encoding cytoplasmic phosphatidylinositol transfer protein 1 isoform X3 — its product is MLMKEYRICMPLTVEEYRIGQLYMISKHSHEQSDRGEGVEVVQNEPFEDPTHGSGQFTEKRVYLNSKLPSWARAVVPKIFYVTEKAWNYYPYTVTEYTCSFLPKFSIHIETKYEDNKGCNDNIFDTELKDQEREVCFVDIVYDEIPERYYKESEDLRYFRSEKTSRGMLQEGWRDTQEPIMCSYKLVTVKFEVWGLQTRVEQFVHKVVRDVLLLGHRQAFAWVDEWIDMTLDDVRDYERQMHEKTNIKVCHEQQEHSATNPPTLDDIEIHDKT